GAAGGCAGCGGCATGGCCGGGCCGGCTGCCGGTGGACAACGAAGCCGGCAATCATCAACACCCGGTGAGCCGCTGACACCCTGGGGTGACCAAGCAGGTCGCTCTTCAGCGGAGTTCCGCCTTCACTGAAAGCTGAGCACCTCGCCCTGCGGGTTGTACGCCAGGAGTCCGTCCACCGCCCCGGTGTTCACCGCCTCGACCATGCGGCGCAAGGCGCGCTCCACCTCCTCATCCGCCGGCGACTGGCCGCCCCGGCCAGCCAGCGCAGCCACGAACACCACCTGCCACGGCGGGCCGGCCTGCCGGCTTTCCTCCACCAGCGCGGCGAAGCTGTGCAGGCCCTCGGCCGGCTTGTCCACGCACATCAGCGGCGTCAGTGCACCGCCTTCGCCCGCTTCATAGCGCGCACGCTGCTCGGCGGAGGCACCTGCCGGCAACTCCGAGCCGGCGAAGACAAACAGCAGGCGCTGCGGTTCCGCCTGGGCCCGGGCGGCTTCCAGCAGGGCCTGGAACAAATGGGACGGCACGGTGGTGTTTCCTCGGGGCTGTATCGATGCTGCCGAGCTT
This genomic stretch from Eleftheria terrae harbors:
- a CDS encoding ribonucleotide reductase subunit alpha, which translates into the protein MPSHLFQALLEAARAQAEPQRLLFVFAGSELPAGASAEQRARYEAGEGGALTPLMCVDKPAEGLHSFAALVEESRQAGPPWQVVFVAALAGRGGQSPADEEVERALRRMVEAVNTGAVDGLLAYNPQGEVLSFQ